The following proteins are co-located in the Paludibaculum fermentans genome:
- a CDS encoding PAS domain S-box protein, producing the protein MSRPDDCLAPLSLRDEQFRKAVEDSEAGHFQVNADGTFRWVNKAWLRLHGYASPSEIIGRHFSATLLARDVAEVEALLTQVLAGEPVRAGEFARRMLDGRIGYHTFTAHPIVEDGVVTGIEGFIIDKESIHNLEELRRLLFNEIMDGFAMLEPVVDESGQVADLLHLAANPAFARWAARPVDEIKGRSVRELFPETNPDWVLEGAEVLRTGTPARLDVSSPEREQWFEMLLFPISPGRLALMLRDVTERHRVDAVLRESLKLLHATQEIAGLGSYVLDITRDRWTSSGVLDEIFGLDAGFEKSLSNWLQIVHPDFRQTASDHFQNHVLARRGRFDLEYKIVRLSDGQVRWVHGLGELEFDPAGQPIRMIGTIQDISERKQHETEQEWAVAFLRLLNRAGSVDELVRSVIDFLLSITGVESAAIRLREEDRFPYLYSSGLHESLKCPWKSPFQHTFEEPPVLCLCGAVLSSSAENGHAQLRSNGFTAEGSYWSGHFSSAAAAGFHPGAAIQLRPNCPLRAFETLALIPLRFAGRTLGLLQFCDPAPARLDGRLIPLLERMASSLAIAVEQRLAQAALRENEERYRMISENTGDVIWLYDLEGQRFTYVSPSARKFSALPLEASMWRSLAQILSPRSYEVARRKIDRRIAAVEAGDLTAVHAVDELEQMRADGGVVDTEVVTTLLLNPRGRVHKILGVSRDITERKQSEARLMQAQKMESVGRLAGGVAHDFNNQLTVINGYSQLMLATLPAGSPLRSHVEQIYAAGERAASLTKQLLAFSRKQMMNLQALNLNQVVLALQPMLTRLVGEDVEVRVVQFSGSAVVRADLHQMEQVIMNLAVNARDAMPAGGVLLIETSLIEWDEFALIDHPDRRPGRFVRLAVGDTGHGMDEATRTRIFEPFFTTKEVGKGTGLGLSMVQGVVSQCDGIIEVRSRPGAGATFEIYLPAVAAEAPARGEGDSAEAPAGIETVLVVEDQHAVREFAVHVLASCGYSVIDAAGANEALEIARAGRGAIDLLLTDVVMPEMDGVELARRIREIHPDMKWLYMSGYSGAAISERSHLDMRAEFIQKPFSPEQLALKVRAVLGGRA; encoded by the coding sequence TTGAGCCGGCCTGATGATTGCCTCGCCCCTCTCTCTTTGCGGGATGAGCAATTCCGCAAAGCCGTCGAGGACTCGGAAGCCGGACATTTCCAGGTCAATGCGGATGGCACCTTCCGTTGGGTGAACAAGGCGTGGCTGCGCCTCCATGGATATGCAAGCCCATCCGAAATCATAGGCCGCCATTTCAGCGCCACTTTGTTGGCCAGGGATGTTGCTGAAGTTGAAGCTCTACTGACTCAAGTTTTGGCCGGCGAACCTGTGCGTGCCGGCGAGTTCGCCCGGCGCATGCTGGATGGCCGAATCGGCTATCACACGTTTACCGCTCATCCGATAGTGGAGGACGGTGTCGTCACCGGCATCGAGGGCTTCATCATCGATAAGGAGTCCATCCACAACCTGGAGGAACTCCGCCGGCTGCTATTCAACGAGATCATGGACGGCTTCGCTATGCTTGAGCCGGTCGTGGACGAGTCTGGCCAAGTGGCCGACCTGCTCCACTTGGCTGCGAATCCAGCCTTCGCCCGGTGGGCGGCCCGTCCGGTGGACGAAATCAAAGGCCGGTCGGTCCGGGAGCTGTTTCCCGAAACAAACCCGGATTGGGTGTTGGAGGGCGCGGAGGTCCTCCGGACCGGCACACCGGCCCGGTTGGACGTCTCTTCCCCTGAGCGCGAGCAATGGTTCGAGATGCTCCTGTTCCCGATCAGCCCCGGCCGCCTCGCGCTCATGCTGCGCGATGTGACGGAGCGCCACCGTGTCGACGCCGTCCTGCGGGAGAGCCTCAAACTACTGCATGCGACCCAGGAAATTGCGGGCCTCGGCAGTTACGTCCTCGATATCACCAGGGACCGCTGGACCAGTTCCGGCGTGCTGGACGAAATCTTCGGTTTGGATGCGGGCTTCGAAAAGTCGCTCTCCAATTGGCTCCAGATCGTTCACCCGGACTTCCGGCAGACCGCCTCTGACCACTTCCAGAATCACGTGCTCGCCCGCCGCGGCCGCTTCGATCTCGAATACAAGATCGTCAGGCTGTCCGATGGGCAGGTGCGCTGGGTGCACGGGCTCGGCGAATTGGAGTTCGATCCGGCTGGGCAGCCCATTCGCATGATCGGCACCATCCAGGACATCAGCGAACGGAAACAGCACGAGACTGAGCAGGAATGGGCCGTCGCGTTCCTGCGGCTGCTCAACCGGGCCGGCAGCGTGGATGAACTCGTGCGCAGTGTGATCGACTTTCTCCTCTCCATCACAGGCGTCGAATCGGCGGCCATCCGGCTCCGCGAGGAGGACCGGTTCCCTTACCTCTACTCCTCCGGGTTGCACGAGTCCTTGAAATGTCCGTGGAAATCGCCGTTCCAGCATACGTTTGAAGAGCCGCCGGTGCTCTGTCTGTGTGGAGCCGTCCTCTCCAGCTCCGCCGAGAACGGCCATGCCCAGCTTCGCTCCAATGGGTTCACCGCGGAAGGCAGTTACTGGTCTGGCCACTTCTCTTCTGCCGCGGCGGCCGGCTTCCACCCCGGCGCCGCCATTCAGCTTCGGCCCAACTGCCCGCTGCGGGCCTTCGAAACACTGGCCCTCATCCCGCTGCGCTTCGCCGGCCGAACCCTGGGGCTGCTCCAGTTTTGCGATCCCGCTCCGGCACGGCTGGATGGCCGCCTGATCCCGCTCCTCGAACGCATGGCCTCCAGCCTGGCGATTGCCGTCGAACAGCGCCTGGCGCAAGCGGCCCTGCGCGAGAACGAAGAACGCTACCGGATGATCTCCGAGAATACCGGGGATGTCATCTGGCTCTACGACCTTGAGGGGCAGCGCTTCACTTACGTCAGCCCCTCGGCCCGCAAGTTCAGCGCGCTACCCTTGGAAGCCTCCATGTGGCGGAGCCTGGCCCAAATACTGAGTCCGCGCTCTTACGAAGTGGCCAGGCGCAAGATCGATCGGCGCATCGCGGCGGTGGAAGCGGGCGACCTCACCGCGGTACATGCCGTCGACGAGCTCGAGCAGATGCGGGCCGACGGGGGTGTCGTCGACACGGAGGTGGTCACCACGCTCCTGCTGAACCCGCGAGGGCGGGTGCACAAGATCCTCGGCGTCAGCCGCGACATCACGGAGCGGAAGCAGTCTGAGGCGCGCCTCATGCAGGCCCAGAAGATGGAGTCGGTGGGCCGCCTGGCCGGGGGCGTTGCGCACGACTTCAACAACCAGCTCACCGTCATCAACGGCTACAGCCAGTTGATGCTCGCAACCCTGCCCGCCGGCAGTCCGCTCCGCTCCCATGTGGAGCAGATCTACGCGGCCGGTGAACGGGCCGCCAGCCTGACAAAGCAGTTGCTGGCCTTCAGCCGTAAGCAAATGATGAATCTGCAGGCTCTCAACCTGAACCAGGTGGTGCTTGCCCTTCAGCCCATGCTCACCCGGCTTGTGGGCGAGGATGTTGAGGTCCGCGTGGTCCAGTTCTCCGGCTCCGCCGTCGTGCGGGCCGACCTGCATCAGATGGAACAGGTCATCATGAACCTGGCCGTCAATGCGCGCGACGCCATGCCGGCTGGAGGCGTTCTCCTCATCGAGACCTCGCTCATCGAGTGGGACGAGTTCGCGCTCATCGATCACCCGGACCGGCGGCCCGGCCGCTTCGTCCGCCTGGCTGTCGGTGACACCGGCCACGGCATGGACGAGGCGACGCGCACCCGCATCTTCGAACCCTTCTTCACCACGAAAGAGGTGGGCAAGGGCACTGGTCTCGGACTCTCCATGGTGCAGGGCGTTGTGTCCCAATGCGACGGCATCATCGAGGTGCGCAGCCGGCCCGGTGCCGGTGCCACCTTCGAAATCTACCTGCCCGCCGTAGCCGCCGAGGCGCCGGCCCGTGGGGAGGGGGATTCCGCCGAGGCGCCCGCGGGCATTGAAACGGTCCTTGTCGTCGAGGATCAGCACGCCGTCAGGGAGTTTGCTGTCCATGTGCTCGCCTCCTGCGGTTACTCCGTCATCGACGCCGCCGGTGCAAACGAGGCCCTCGAAATCGCACGCGCAGGCCGTGGCGCCATCGATCTGCTCCTGACCGACGTCGTCATGCCCGAAATGGATGGCGTCGAGCTGGCGCGCCGCATCCGCGAGATCCATCCGGACATGAAGTGGCTCTACATGTCGGGCTACAGCGGCGCCGCCATCTCCGAGCGAAGCCACCTCGATATGCGCGCCGAGTTCATTCAGAAGCCCTTCAGTCCGGAGCAGCTGGCACTGAAAGTCCGCGCGGTTCTCGGCGGCCGGGCCTAG
- a CDS encoding HD-GYP domain-containing protein gives MRFATRTFLYSFTPFALLLTGSFWAIQEMVESTVHERLSAALRDTQSLIARVRSKGELQNSRFLRVIGENAALKAGLQLMAAEPHSADARRTVEDQLRDVGEKLGFDLLTVSDTQGKPLAGVIRSAGRLIAMDMTAIQPPSRGFLNLDDRTYQVTSISLEQADELIGTLAVGETFDFSGFTTPAVLTRNGKVLLSSIPGIAAPRLEAALKACQPQAECEVTLGGDSYLSLPLESMSFGDGYLLRSLQNVDSAIGPVHAILRQVFLVAGLGALLAAMVVSLLASRSIVKPIASVAEQLRECAHTGRLPEFQTTPGATYEIREFTRSFNRAAAAIREARQSLHRAYVEFSGSLANALDARDRYTAGHSRRVSEMACAVARAMNFSTEDLEEMQIGALLHDIGKIGIRDAVLQKPGRLTDEEFDLIKQHPTIGRRIMEGVQGFQPYLPIVELHHENWDGTGYPNGLLGEETPLPARIVHVVDTYDAMTTDRPYRNGLSHDETLSWLQESAGRLFDAHVVEVFTELAPTFARRRAEGFCLENSMLSLVEAVADPPLPARESSEA, from the coding sequence ATGCGATTCGCCACACGGACCTTTCTCTACTCCTTCACGCCCTTCGCACTGTTGCTCACGGGTAGCTTCTGGGCGATTCAGGAGATGGTGGAGTCCACCGTGCACGAGCGGCTCAGCGCCGCGCTCCGCGACACCCAGTCGTTGATCGCCCGTGTGCGGTCGAAGGGCGAGTTGCAGAACAGCCGCTTCCTGCGGGTCATCGGCGAAAACGCCGCCCTCAAGGCCGGCCTCCAGTTGATGGCCGCCGAGCCCCACAGCGCCGACGCGCGCCGCACGGTCGAAGACCAGTTGCGCGACGTCGGCGAGAAGCTCGGCTTCGACCTGCTCACCGTATCCGACACGCAAGGCAAGCCCCTGGCCGGAGTCATTCGCTCGGCCGGGCGGTTGATCGCCATGGACATGACCGCCATCCAGCCGCCCAGCCGGGGCTTCCTGAATCTCGACGACCGCACCTACCAGGTGACTTCCATCTCGCTGGAACAGGCGGACGAACTGATCGGCACTCTCGCGGTCGGCGAGACCTTCGACTTCTCCGGCTTTACCACGCCGGCCGTGCTGACCCGCAACGGCAAGGTCCTGCTCTCCAGCATCCCGGGCATTGCGGCGCCGCGGTTGGAAGCCGCACTCAAGGCCTGTCAGCCGCAGGCCGAATGCGAAGTGACCCTCGGGGGTGACAGTTACCTGTCCCTGCCGCTGGAGAGCATGTCCTTTGGGGATGGCTATCTGTTGCGCAGCTTACAGAATGTCGACTCCGCCATCGGGCCGGTCCATGCCATCTTGCGCCAGGTCTTCCTCGTGGCCGGGCTCGGCGCGCTGCTCGCCGCCATGGTGGTGAGCCTTCTGGCGTCGCGCTCCATCGTCAAGCCCATCGCCAGTGTGGCCGAGCAGCTGCGGGAGTGCGCCCATACCGGCCGGCTGCCCGAGTTCCAGACAACGCCCGGCGCCACCTACGAGATCCGCGAGTTCACGCGCAGCTTCAACCGCGCCGCGGCCGCCATCCGCGAGGCCCGCCAGTCGCTGCACCGCGCCTACGTCGAGTTCAGCGGCTCGCTCGCCAATGCGCTGGATGCCCGCGACCGCTATACCGCCGGCCACAGCCGCCGCGTCAGCGAAATGGCCTGCGCCGTGGCCCGTGCCATGAACTTCAGCACGGAAGACCTGGAGGAGATGCAGATCGGCGCGCTGCTCCACGACATCGGCAAGATCGGCATCCGCGACGCCGTCCTGCAAAAACCCGGCCGCCTCACCGACGAAGAGTTCGACCTGATCAAGCAGCACCCCACCATCGGCCGCCGCATCATGGAGGGTGTCCAGGGCTTCCAGCCCTACCTGCCCATCGTGGAACTCCACCACGAGAACTGGGATGGCACCGGGTATCCAAACGGGCTGCTGGGCGAGGAGACGCCGCTGCCGGCGCGCATCGTCCATGTCGTCGACACCTATGACGCCATGACGACAGACCGGCCCTATCGCAACGGGCTGAGCCATGACGAGACGCTCTCATGGCTGCAGGAGAGCGCCGGGCGGCTCTTCGATGCCCATGTAGTCGAGGTATTCACCGAGCTGGCGCCCACCTTTGCGCGCCGCCGGGCCGAAGGCTTCTGCCTGGAGAACTCCATGCTCAGCCTCGTCGAAGCAGTGGCGGATCCGCCGCTCCCGGCCAGGGAATCGAGTGAAGCATGA
- a CDS encoding redoxin domain-containing protein — protein sequence MRVLSVILSFSVFLSIAPAQELSQAELSKTIKNAAARAQAAKRYSMEGTLVLEGQQGKNAARTLSTAKFKLASGPEGKSFLRIEAEEKDEYQLISNGQKSWAYVPKLKQFTEEEGAPLDSEETGGDSDNERDLAETFTRMVVPGLANMFKNAESADQNGVAPVKFEGRKDRWPLLRVMSKEDPEDGRTYIEMAVQPETLDIGHVVWANTRTRNGERTLFRMTLELSSFRWDDAVPDSTFEFLPPKNAKRVDAVPIPGQTGSLLLNKPAPDFELKTLEGEKVRLSDLRGKVVLLNFWASWCGPCRRELPGLADIYDRLSKKGLYVYGINDEGKSVAKEYSKEAVLSFPTLDDSSRKAHSLYRIRSIPTVFIIDANGQVVRFLSGSRSKEDLLAVLKGVGF from the coding sequence ATGCGTGTACTTTCCGTAATACTTTCCTTTTCTGTATTCCTTTCCATTGCTCCGGCGCAGGAGCTATCGCAAGCCGAGCTCAGCAAGACGATCAAGAACGCCGCCGCCCGGGCTCAGGCCGCCAAGCGCTATTCGATGGAAGGCACGCTGGTGCTGGAAGGGCAACAGGGCAAGAACGCGGCCCGCACCCTCTCCACGGCCAAATTCAAGCTGGCCAGCGGTCCGGAAGGCAAGTCGTTCCTGCGCATCGAGGCGGAGGAGAAGGACGAATACCAGCTCATCTCCAACGGCCAGAAGAGCTGGGCCTATGTGCCGAAGCTGAAGCAGTTCACCGAGGAAGAGGGCGCTCCGCTGGACAGCGAAGAGACGGGGGGCGATTCCGACAATGAGCGGGACCTCGCCGAGACCTTTACCCGCATGGTTGTGCCGGGTTTGGCGAATATGTTCAAGAACGCCGAGAGCGCGGACCAGAACGGCGTGGCGCCGGTGAAGTTCGAGGGCCGCAAGGACAGGTGGCCGCTGCTCCGGGTGATGTCGAAAGAGGACCCGGAAGACGGACGTACCTATATCGAAATGGCCGTGCAGCCGGAAACGCTGGACATCGGCCACGTCGTCTGGGCGAATACGCGGACCCGCAACGGGGAGCGAACCCTGTTCCGCATGACCCTCGAACTCTCGAGCTTCCGCTGGGACGACGCCGTGCCGGATTCCACCTTCGAGTTCCTGCCGCCGAAGAACGCGAAGCGGGTGGACGCTGTGCCGATCCCCGGCCAGACCGGCTCCCTGTTGCTGAACAAGCCGGCGCCGGACTTCGAACTGAAGACGCTGGAAGGCGAGAAGGTGCGGCTGTCGGACCTGCGCGGCAAGGTAGTGCTGCTGAACTTCTGGGCCAGCTGGTGCGGGCCGTGCCGCCGCGAACTGCCGGGCCTGGCCGACATCTATGACCGCCTGAGCAAGAAGGGCCTGTACGTCTACGGCATCAACGACGAGGGCAAGAGCGTCGCGAAAGAGTACTCCAAAGAAGCAGTGCTCTCCTTCCCTACCCTGGACGACTCCAGCCGGAAGGCGCATAGCCTGTACCGGATCCGCTCGATCCCGACCGTCTTCATCATCGACGCGAATGGCCAGGTGGTGCGCTTCCTCAGCGGCTCGCGCAGCAAAGAGGACCTGCTGGCGGTACTGAAGGGCGTGGGCTTCTAG
- a CDS encoding cation diffusion facilitator family transporter, with translation MSCSGHHHHSDSAFAWGSVWNGLLVAVEFAIGAWTGSAALLADATHNLSDTLSLLLAWGARVAARQPATAERTYGHRRLTAICAFVNAVVLLGTLGFIAWEAVTHWNDQNPLKYGVVMATAAAALLVNGWTAWNLQKGSDHDLNTRAAYLHMATDAGVSLAVLAGAGISAVTGWRWIDGALALVIVAMTLRSSWPVCVESWRMVADGVPANIDLPQVRAALLAMPGVTGAHDLHVWSLSTTESALTAHLVVNHERLDNRFLGVVHESLRSRFGIAHTTLQVEASEPPLCHGCPLA, from the coding sequence ATGTCCTGTAGCGGCCACCATCACCATTCGGATTCGGCCTTCGCCTGGGGCAGCGTGTGGAACGGGCTCCTGGTCGCCGTCGAGTTCGCAATAGGGGCCTGGACCGGTTCGGCCGCCCTGCTGGCCGACGCGACTCACAATCTCAGTGACACTCTCTCCCTGCTGTTGGCCTGGGGCGCCCGTGTCGCCGCGCGCCAGCCCGCCACCGCGGAGCGCACCTACGGCCACCGACGTCTCACGGCCATCTGCGCCTTTGTGAATGCGGTAGTCCTGCTGGGTACGCTGGGCTTCATCGCCTGGGAGGCGGTGACCCACTGGAACGACCAGAACCCGCTGAAGTACGGCGTCGTGATGGCCACCGCCGCGGCCGCCCTGCTGGTCAACGGCTGGACGGCTTGGAACCTCCAGAAGGGGTCGGATCACGACCTGAACACACGCGCCGCTTACCTCCATATGGCGACCGACGCGGGGGTCTCCCTGGCCGTGCTGGCCGGCGCCGGCATCAGCGCCGTCACCGGCTGGCGCTGGATCGACGGGGCCCTGGCTCTCGTTATTGTGGCAATGACCCTGCGCAGCAGTTGGCCGGTTTGCGTCGAATCGTGGCGCATGGTCGCCGATGGCGTGCCGGCCAATATCGACCTGCCGCAGGTCCGGGCCGCCCTTCTGGCCATGCCCGGCGTGACCGGCGCGCACGACCTGCATGTCTGGAGCCTCAGCACCACCGAATCCGCCCTCACCGCCCACCTGGTGGTGAACCATGAACGGCTGGACAACCGCTTTCTCGGAGTGGTCCACGAGAGCCTGCGCAGCCGCTTCGGCATCGCCCATACAACACTTCAAGTGGAAGCTTCGGAACCGCCGTTGTGCCACGGCTGCCCCCTGGCCTGA
- a CDS encoding TonB-dependent receptor, which produces MNRSVQLLTTLAMSAIAIWAQSTTQQLSGTVHDASGAVVTTAKVSVLQVDTGQVRNATVNESGNWVVPSIPIGLYEVTVEAPGFKRTTQKNVVVAVNAKPDVETTLEVGSVNDSVTISADSAQVETSSGEVGRLITGQQATNLQLNGRNFTQLLSLIPGVSTTNRSAMDLFGGYGSNMSAQSANGSRTDTFSWNIDGVDNKDNGGGGNNFVNINPDAIAEFKVLTTNYSAEYGQNAGAIINLAMKSGTKDFHGGLYEFVRNDAFDARAFNAITKQKLRFNNFGWNLGGPVYIPGKFNSDRSKLFAFGGMEFKRLRQGAINTWVVPTQTLRNGDFSGLASSAWPKDPNTGAAFPGGIIPDSRISKNMSRLIQNFPAPNFNGSGGNFVFPTTAPNDATQYFIKGDYILSNKNQISVHFLHDYYTNLNNLTSLVTYTRKIPGTNTKAQWTHIANATTVNTFQASFSGNVILQGDFAANPVFLNDYTRAGQGITLPMVYGTNNTIPTVSIAGYNALNASNVNWNNFNRLFNFKDDFSKYLGNHNLKAGILIMRSRKNQDNWPAVNGTITYATGHSNSTGNAMGDALLGNFSQYTEANTNREGWYRFTQIEPYVQDDWKVNSRLTINMGFRYQYMQPQYCALQNCVMWLPQYYDLNKAPKINPANGQILAGSYDPYNGLVLGGTEFPDAAKKRIAQTSDPAVLALFRGIPKETANKYGATWGPRLGFAFDLTGKQKTVLRGGYGVFYERVEGNFLFSAINNPPFISQSDIYDANIENPTGGSRLSYPAAISNAHFPDMKVPRIMNWSFGVQHKVDSMTTLDVAYVGSSAANLARTLNYNQLPAGTLQKNPGVNTNALRPYPGYANINMYVTGSNFIYNSLQTSVKRQMRGGGLLNLAYTWSRAITDASAYNEQPMDSYNFKAERGLASYHRAHVFVFSYIYPLPFWRTGAEWYKKTLGGWQVSGVTTLQTGTPLNLSINPDQAGIGQTSQRPDVVGDWNQGGGQRLQWFNTAAFALPAAGTFGNLGRNVIMGPGVNNWDASLQKFFRFNETTSLQFRAEFYDAPNHMSWWGVGTTMGASNFGQITSATDPRTMQFGLRFNF; this is translated from the coding sequence ATGAATCGATCGGTCCAACTCTTGACCACCCTGGCAATGTCTGCCATCGCCATCTGGGCTCAATCCACCACCCAACAACTCTCGGGGACGGTTCACGACGCTTCGGGCGCCGTGGTCACCACCGCGAAAGTGTCCGTCCTGCAGGTCGACACCGGCCAGGTCAGGAACGCTACAGTGAATGAATCCGGCAACTGGGTCGTGCCGAGCATTCCCATCGGACTCTACGAAGTGACCGTCGAAGCGCCGGGCTTCAAGCGGACCACCCAGAAGAATGTGGTGGTGGCCGTGAACGCCAAACCCGACGTCGAAACAACCCTGGAAGTGGGATCAGTCAACGACTCGGTGACCATCAGCGCCGACTCAGCCCAGGTGGAAACCAGTTCCGGCGAGGTCGGCCGTCTCATTACGGGTCAGCAGGCGACCAATCTTCAGTTGAATGGCCGTAATTTCACCCAGCTTTTGTCGCTGATTCCCGGTGTCTCCACCACAAACCGCTCGGCCATGGACCTGTTCGGCGGCTACGGCTCCAACATGAGCGCGCAGTCCGCCAACGGCTCGCGCACCGACACGTTCTCGTGGAACATCGACGGCGTGGACAACAAGGATAACGGCGGCGGCGGCAACAACTTCGTCAACATCAATCCCGACGCCATCGCCGAGTTCAAAGTCCTGACCACGAACTACAGCGCCGAGTACGGCCAGAATGCCGGCGCCATCATCAACCTCGCCATGAAGAGCGGCACGAAGGACTTCCACGGCGGTTTGTACGAGTTCGTCCGCAACGACGCCTTCGACGCCCGCGCCTTCAACGCCATCACCAAGCAGAAGCTGCGTTTCAATAACTTCGGCTGGAACCTGGGCGGTCCGGTCTACATCCCGGGCAAGTTCAACAGCGACAGGAGCAAGCTCTTCGCCTTCGGCGGCATGGAGTTCAAGCGGCTGCGGCAGGGCGCCATCAACACCTGGGTGGTCCCCACCCAGACGCTTCGCAACGGTGACTTCTCCGGCCTAGCCTCCTCCGCCTGGCCCAAGGACCCCAACACCGGCGCCGCGTTCCCCGGGGGCATCATCCCCGATAGCCGCATCAGCAAGAACATGTCGCGGCTGATCCAGAACTTCCCCGCCCCGAACTTCAACGGGTCGGGTGGGAACTTCGTCTTCCCCACCACCGCCCCCAACGACGCCACGCAGTACTTCATCAAAGGCGACTACATCCTCAGCAACAAGAACCAAATCTCGGTCCACTTCCTGCACGACTACTACACGAACCTGAACAACCTCACGTCCCTGGTGACCTACACCCGCAAGATCCCGGGCACCAACACCAAGGCCCAGTGGACCCACATCGCCAACGCCACCACGGTCAACACGTTCCAGGCCTCGTTCAGCGGCAACGTGATCCTCCAGGGTGACTTTGCCGCCAACCCGGTGTTCCTGAACGACTACACCCGGGCCGGCCAGGGCATCACCCTGCCCATGGTCTACGGCACGAACAACACCATCCCGACCGTCAGCATCGCGGGCTACAACGCCTTGAATGCGTCCAACGTGAACTGGAACAACTTCAACCGGCTGTTCAACTTCAAGGACGACTTCTCGAAATACCTGGGCAACCACAACCTCAAGGCCGGCATCCTCATCATGCGCAGCCGCAAGAATCAGGACAACTGGCCCGCCGTAAACGGCACCATCACCTACGCCACCGGACACTCCAACTCCACCGGGAACGCCATGGGCGACGCGCTGCTGGGCAATTTCTCGCAGTACACCGAGGCGAACACCAACCGCGAAGGATGGTACCGCTTCACCCAGATCGAGCCCTATGTACAGGACGACTGGAAAGTGAATTCCCGGCTGACCATCAACATGGGCTTCCGCTACCAGTACATGCAGCCGCAATACTGCGCGCTGCAGAACTGCGTCATGTGGCTGCCGCAGTATTACGACCTGAACAAGGCCCCGAAGATCAACCCGGCGAACGGCCAGATCCTGGCCGGCAGCTATGATCCTTATAACGGTCTCGTCCTGGGCGGCACCGAGTTCCCCGACGCCGCCAAAAAGCGCATTGCCCAGACCAGCGATCCGGCCGTGCTGGCCCTGTTCCGCGGCATTCCCAAAGAAACAGCGAATAAGTACGGCGCCACCTGGGGGCCACGCCTGGGCTTCGCCTTCGATCTCACGGGCAAGCAGAAGACCGTGCTTCGCGGCGGCTACGGCGTGTTCTACGAACGAGTCGAAGGCAACTTCCTCTTCAGCGCCATCAACAACCCGCCGTTCATCTCCCAGTCGGATATCTACGATGCCAACATCGAGAACCCTACCGGCGGCAGCCGCCTGAGCTATCCGGCCGCCATCTCCAATGCCCACTTCCCCGACATGAAAGTGCCGCGGATCATGAACTGGAGCTTCGGCGTGCAGCACAAGGTCGACTCCATGACGACGCTGGACGTCGCCTACGTCGGCTCCAGCGCCGCAAACCTGGCCCGCACCCTGAACTACAACCAGTTGCCGGCCGGCACGCTCCAGAAGAACCCGGGCGTCAACACGAACGCCCTGCGCCCTTACCCCGGCTACGCCAACATCAATATGTACGTCACCGGTTCCAACTTCATCTACAACTCGCTGCAAACCTCAGTGAAGCGGCAGATGCGGGGCGGCGGGCTGCTGAACCTCGCCTACACCTGGTCGCGGGCCATTACCGACGCCAGCGCCTACAACGAGCAGCCCATGGACAGCTACAACTTCAAGGCCGAGCGCGGCCTGGCCTCCTACCACCGCGCGCACGTCTTCGTGTTCAGCTACATCTATCCGCTGCCCTTCTGGAGAACAGGCGCCGAATGGTACAAGAAGACGCTGGGCGGCTGGCAGGTCTCCGGCGTCACCACGCTGCAGACCGGAACACCGCTCAACCTGAGCATCAACCCCGACCAGGCCGGCATCGGCCAGACCAGCCAGCGGCCCGACGTGGTGGGCGACTGGAACCAGGGCGGCGGCCAGCGCCTGCAATGGTTTAACACCGCCGCATTCGCGCTGCCCGCCGCCGGCACCTTCGGCAACCTCGGCCGCAATGTCATCATGGGGCCGGGCGTCAACAACTGGGATGCGTCCCTGCAGAAGTTCTTCCGTTTCAACGAAACGACCAGCCTGCAGTTCCGCGCAGAGTTCTATGACGCACCCAATCACATGTCCTGGTGGGGCGTCGGCACCACTATGGGCGCCTCCAACTTCGGCCAGATCACCAGCGCGACCGATCCCCGCACCATGCAGTTCGGTCTTCGCTTTAACTTCTAG